The Novosphingobium terrae genome segment CAATGCAAGAACAGATGGGCCTTGCCATCGAGATAAGTGAGGTGCTCGAGGAAAGCCCCACGATCGCCAGCGCTGAGTGCATCGAACCTCAAGAGAATTCGGATTTCGTTTCTAGCTACACCACCATCCGGCGGCTGATGGAAATCTGCCTCACCCACCCTGAAGTAATCCTGGCCCCGCGTACCCAAAACAAGTCGGATGGCATCAACGATAGCGGTTTTGCCGGAATCATTCTCTCCCACCAATGCCGCGATGCCGACCGGCAAAGTCAGCCGAAAAGCGGCATCCCCTTCGCCGAAAGTCCTAAAGTTTTCGATCTGTATTTCAGCCAGTCGCACATGTCTTCCCCGGATGGTTCGCTAAAACACATTTCCCCACTAAGACATAGCGGTCTCGCGATTGCAATCCACCGATAGTCTTGGGCATCCGAGATAGAAAAGCGGGCTGGCCGCACCTAGGGACGATAGATCGGTCGCGGAATGACCGAAAAGGGTTGGTCACGGAAGCGTGCGCCGATCTGATCGAATGTCAGCTATCCTATTTCCATGCTTTCGGAGCTGCCGTTCTGGATCGTCCCACAGGGCTGTCGCTAAACCGGATCAACGTTTTGCGGGCCGATCTGGATTTTGCAATCCACCAGCCCCTTGATTTTGAGCGCTTCCGCGTTGCAATCGGCCATGTTCTGGGCGTTGTCGTGATAAACGTTGATGGCGCGCACCACCCGCTGCCACTCCGCCAGATCAGCGACCTGCAGCAAGCGGAACCCCGCCTCCCTCTCTTTCAGTCCCAGCATCTTCGGCACCCTGGGCTGAGGCCAGTGCCAGTTTTCTGGCACTGGCCCATCAATTTACCGATGCAGACATTCCCCTAGGATCAGGCCAACCACCAGCGCCGCGGCTGCACTCGCTGCAATCCAGTTGCGCTGAACCCTAAATGTCAGAGCCGAAGCGACCATCATCTCGATGGACTGAGCGGCGCGTTCAAGCCTGGTCTGGGCACTGCCCCATGCAGCATGATCGACCTGCCGCCACTCTTGCCCTGCCTTTTCGATCTGCCGGGCAATGTCCTCCGGCGTCAGCCTGACCCCTGGCTTGTCCGCCAGTATGTACATGGCATCCCGCACTTTCTGAAAGCACTGTTGGATGTTCTCCAGATCCGGCCTGTAATCACGGCCATGCAGTTCCTGCTGCCGAACGGCAAAGCCATCCACGGCTGCCGTCAATCCGGCCAACCGCTGCCCAATGGCATCGAAGGCAAGCTCCAGCTGATCTGACTCGGGCGATGGGGAAGAGGATTCGGTCATGAGAAACAGACCTCCGATGTGAGTTGAGAAGCACGATCCGCATCCGTCTGGAAAGACGAACGCCTCGCGCCCGCCAGCCTACATCCCGATGCTGATCCCGCGCGAGCGGCCCAACCACTCCTGGAGGTCCTGAGACAAACTTCCGCTCTCACGAGAACTCAGCCCTATGAGCCGCTTCTGTTCACGCAGCAGCGACTCGATCTGCGGGTCGCGCTGGAGCTGCTTTGCCATGTCGCGCATACCGGCGCAAACCCGTTCGGCGCGCTCATCATACCCGTCTCGTTTGAACGCCTGAAGCTTCTGGGCGCGGCTGTTCCACTCACTGGCAAAGGCATCGGCACGCAGCTGCGGATTGGTGCGCAGCTCCGCCTCCAGTTGAAGCTGACGGATGGTGTTGGCCGTGCGCCCATTGGCCGCCTCGCTGACCAGAGCCGGGTCTTTGGAAAACGCCGCATGAAGATCGCGGGCCCCCTGCGGCTGCAACGCATCCAGCGCCTCGGTTGCCCGCGCCCTTTCGGCCTTCTGCATTTCCAACGGGGCAAGGCCCCGCTCCTTCATCCGGGTGATCTCGACCATGGCCTTGGCATACCGCTCGACGGCCTTGCCCAAGGGGTCTTCCTGAACCTTCGGTTCGGGCATGGCGAGCTTCCCCAGCTTCAGCCCATCAAACCGCCCGCGTGCCGGTGGCGGCGGGGCTGCCGGTTCAACAGCAGGCGCGCGCAACCGCAGCCCGTCGAAACGCCCACGCGGCTTTTCGGCTTCG includes the following:
- a CDS encoding DUF6118 family protein codes for the protein MTESSSPSPESDQLELAFDAIGQRLAGLTAAVDGFAVRQQELHGRDYRPDLENIQQCFQKVRDAMYILADKPGVRLTPEDIARQIEKAGQEWRQVDHAAWGSAQTRLERAAQSIEMMVASALTFRVQRNWIAASAAAALVVGLILGECLHR